GAGCCATGCCTCTACCTCCTCGCTCCCTGACGCTGCTTGTGACGCGGGTTCTTGCTGCAGATGACCCGCACCACTCCGTTCCGCCTGATGATGCGGCAATGCTCACACATGGGCTT
The DNA window shown above is from Aminithiophilus ramosus and carries:
- the rpmJ gene encoding 50S ribosomal protein L36, whose amino-acid sequence is MKVKPSVKPMCEHCRIIRRNGVVRVICSKNPRHKQRQGARR